The following is a genomic window from Chloroflexaceae bacterium.
GCGGGATTTTGAAGCCGACTGGGCGACGCAGATGCGCGCCCTGGCCGAGGAGCTGCGCAGCGGGGTTTATCGCCCGCTGCCGGCTCGCCGGGTGACCATTCCCAAGGCCAGCGGGGGGGAGCGGGCCATCGCCATCCTCGCCATCCGCGACCGGGTGGCGCAGCGGGCGGTGCAGCAGGTGTTGCAGCCCCTCTTCGAGCCGCTGTTTCTCGATTGCTCCTACGGCTGCCGCCTGTACGTCGGCGTGCCCGAGGCGGTGGCCCGCGTCGCGCGCTACGCCGACCAGGGGCTGGGCTGGGCAGTGGATGCCGACATTGCCAATTACTTCGACACGATTGACCACCGTATTCTGCTGGGGCTGCTCCGCCAGCGGATTGACGAGCCGGCGGTGCTGCGGCTGATCGGCCAGTGGTTGCAGGCGGGCGCGCTGCATAGCGCCGAAGACGCGCCGTTGGCCCCCGAGCCGGTTGGCCTGGCGCGCCTGGTTCGCCGCGGCGGCGCGCTGATCCGCGAAGCCATGGCGGAAGCCCCGCCGGCGCCGCCTGAAGACGATCTCTACGCCGCGGCGGCCTGGGAACGACCCGATGGGGCGGCGCAGCGCCAGGGGCTGGATCTGCGCGGCCTCGTCGCCGCGGCGAGCCTGGTGCAGCCGGCGCTCGAAGGGGCGCGCCGGTTGGCCCCCCATCTCCAGCGCATCGGGCGGGAGCGCCTGCTGAT
Proteins encoded in this region:
- a CDS encoding reverse transcriptase/maturase family protein, encoding MPIFPRYAGSALLDQVVSVENLTLAWRRVRGNIQVARRGRSAGVDAVTLRDFEADWATQMRALAEELRSGVYRPLPARRVTIPKASGGERAIAILAIRDRVAQRAVQQVLQPLFEPLFLDCSYGCRLYVGVPEAVARVARYADQGLGWAVDADIANYFDTIDHRILLGLLRQRIDEPAVLRLIGQWLQAGALHSAEDAPLAPEPVGLARLVRRGGALIREAMAEAPPAPPEDDLYAAAAWERPDGAAQRQGLDLRGLVAAASLVQPALEGARRLAPHLQRIGRERLLIGGALAAGAVAAGEVALRIRAASSARGAPQGGALSPLLANIYLHPFDLAMTSHGMRLVRFMDDLVIMCASRDEAERALELTRRQLATLHLSLNDHKTRIAAYADGLEFLGQSLAPRRRGPRLGEGLTSFEEAERALRDVSQRAGERIRRGAGRMRRGSRG